The sequence below is a genomic window from Pyrobaculum sp. 3827-6.
ACGAAGGTTTTCTTAAGCAGTTCGACCTCCCTCTCCTTTTCTGCCACCAGGGCTGACAGCGCCTCTATTCTGTTTTGTAGCTCTCTGTATTTCGCGTCGCGCCACTTGGCATCGTCAAAAGCGCGCCGTAGCTGGGCGTATTCTCTCCTCAACTCCTCAAGCTCTTTCTGCAGTTGCATATTCTCATACTCAAGCGCCTTAAGCCGGGTGGCTAAACTCTCGTCTCTTGCGGCACACGGCTTCTCCACTGTGACGTACACCACCCGGACCTCCCTCTCCTCACGCCTCTTTAAAGCTTCAGACACCGCCTGGGCTATGGAATACCCACGGACCACCAGCGCCTTGGCGTATTCAAGCTGGTCGAACTTCAGTATGCTACCAAACTCCTTCTCAAGCTTCTCGAATTTAGGTCTATACTCCTGGTAGGCTCTGTAAGCCGCGGCCAGCGCATCTCTCTCGTGGCTAGTCACCGCCCTCCACCTAATTTTCTCAAGTATCTGGGCCTTCTCCTCAGACGCTAAGTCGCGGCCTGGCGTGTAGACCGCCGCGCCGCACATGGTCGCAAGACGTCTCACGAAGTCGGGCGCCTCGGCGACATCGGTGGCCACTAGCACAGGTACCCCCCACTGGCTGACGTATCTCAAAACGTCTCCGCGGGAGAAGCCGCGGCGAGCCACTGTATCCAACACCTCGCCGTCTAGCGTCATCACGGCTATTCCAGTCACCACGCCGGGGTCAACGCCCACTATGAGAAAACGCTCACGTGCCGGCGCCTTCCCGCCCCTGGCGGGAGCTGAGAATATGGCAACGGCTATGTCGATGCTCCGCATGGGCTTCACATACCTCCTCACCACCTCCCTGTTTGCATACACGACGAACTTCGCCGACGTAACTTCGCCGGACTCCTCTTTTAGAAACAGGTCGTAGTCGAGCCTCGCCTCTTTTAGCCTTGCCTCTATCTTCGAGGCGATGGCCTTTATTCTGTGGGTGACGTTTCGCATGTAGCGGTTTCTACTCATGCCTCCAGGAGTCGTCGAGATCCTCCTGTGAATTAGTATAATAGTCTCCTCCTCGAAAAGCTTAACCGGCGCGCCGACGCCGCGGCGGGCCAGCATCGCGAGATACGCCGCCGTCTCAAGCGGGTCGAGACGGCCCTTCTCAACTCCGAAGTATCTACCCACCAACTCCTCCATCTTTACGTAGCCCTCGGCCTCCCGCGTCACCTCCACCACGTTAACCACATACGGCAGTTTACCGAGCAACCTCACCACCGGCTTTCCATATTGAAACAACTCGCCCAGGTTGTCGACGGCAAGTGTTTCTATCTTGTATTTTTTAAATAGCTGAGCGAGGCGGTAGACATCCCCCACCCCCCTCTCCACCACCTCCTCGTTCTCAAACACCGCATACGCGAACAAACCCCCCGGCGCGAT
It includes:
- a CDS encoding DUF460 domain-containing protein, encoding MAVLGVDIAPGGLFAYAVFENEEVVERGVGDVYRLAQLFKKYKIETLAVDNLGELFQYGKPVVRLLGKLPYVVNVVEVTREAEGYVKMEELVGRYFGVEKGRLDPLETAAYLAMLARRGVGAPVKLFEEETIILIHRRISTTPGGMSRNRYMRNVTHRIKAIASKIEARLKEARLDYDLFLKEESGEVTSAKFVVYANREVVRRYVKPMRSIDIAVAIFSAPARGGKAPARERFLIVGVDPGVVTGIAVMTLDGEVLDTVARRGFSRGDVLRYVSQWGVPVLVATDVAEAPDFVRRLATMCGAAVYTPGRDLASEEKAQILEKIRWRAVTSHERDALAAAYRAYQEYRPKFEKLEKEFGSILKFDQLEYAKALVVRGYSIAQAVSEALKRREEREVRVVYVTVEKPCAARDESLATRLKALEYENMQLQKELEELRREYAQLRRAFDDAKWRDAKYRELQNRIEALSALVAEKEREVELLKKTFVEVLASYGSRYRLLHVSEVVDCRGGEAVGTICRNIDSVDDAVARGTMGVPLRQVVKLQLGDFYVVDLDMVRQLTELVKQRLEKREVVDIRKIVEQYRRGLV